Proteins encoded within one genomic window of Gloeobacter kilaueensis JS1:
- a CDS encoding peroxiredoxin, protein MSVEVGQQAPDFSLDGSQGTVALSQYRGQKNVLLAFYPGDFTPVCTKELTCFVEDWSKFDNKDTVILGISTGSVDNKNKFAASLGAQFPLLSDSDKRVAALYGVSGFLGVARAYFIVDKQGIVRYKHVESIPIFKREDEELLGALAALS, encoded by the coding sequence ATGAGCGTCGAAGTCGGTCAGCAGGCTCCGGACTTTAGCCTCGACGGTTCGCAGGGAACGGTGGCCCTCTCGCAGTACCGGGGGCAAAAAAACGTCCTGCTCGCCTTTTATCCGGGAGACTTTACTCCTGTCTGCACCAAAGAACTCACCTGCTTCGTCGAGGACTGGTCGAAGTTCGACAACAAGGACACGGTGATCCTGGGCATCAGTACCGGCTCGGTCGATAACAAGAATAAATTCGCCGCTTCGCTTGGAGCCCAGTTTCCGCTTCTAAGCGACAGCGACAAGCGCGTCGCCGCCCTCTACGGCGTGAGCGGCTTTCTCGGGGTGGCGCGGGCCTACTTTATCGTCGATAAGCAGGGGATCGTCCGCTACAAGCACGTCGAATCGATCCCGATCTTCAAGCGCGAGGACGAAGAACTTTTGGGTGCGCTCGCCGCCTTGAGCTAG
- a CDS encoding carotenoid oxygenase family protein, protein MSASSRSQSSVSPSSFLQSGWATGYRTLEAEHAYGITDIEGTIPPELTGTLFRNGPGRFDRGGVAYGHPFDGDGMIAAVSFKAGRAHFQNRYVRTEGFIKESQAGRILLKNVFGTLRPGGFWLNAFDFSFKNVANTNVIYWNGRLFALWEAAPPHRLDPASLETFGTDDLGGVLAGGKPFTAHPRLEPQTGDLLAFGVRAGLVSDLALYRLTPSGQVQVEATYTLPGFAFLHDFAFSDNYWIFFQSPLALDPLPFVFGMKAAGECLRLAADQPGRMLLIPRSGGQVRTIETEPFFAFHHVNAFEQEGTIVLDSVRYEEYLTTLGNGDFRQIDFDRVPQGWLWRSEIDVATGEVRTRPLLRRAVEFPQIHPDRMGRSYRFVYLGATASADRNGPLQAIGKFDIQAGEAIFANFAPEGFISEPVFVPRPESNSEDDGWVIAIVYDAQRQASDIVILDARSLDRIARLLLPHHVPYGLHGSFVPEVFVDF, encoded by the coding sequence ATGTCTGCCTCCTCGCGCTCCCAGAGTTCCGTTTCACCGTCGTCCTTTTTGCAGTCCGGCTGGGCGACGGGCTACCGCACCCTCGAAGCCGAGCACGCCTACGGGATCACCGACATCGAGGGCACCATCCCGCCGGAGCTGACGGGAACCCTTTTTCGCAATGGGCCGGGGCGCTTCGACCGGGGCGGTGTCGCCTACGGCCATCCCTTCGACGGCGACGGGATGATCGCGGCGGTGAGCTTCAAAGCGGGGCGGGCGCACTTTCAGAACCGCTACGTGCGCACCGAGGGTTTCATCAAAGAATCCCAGGCCGGGCGCATCCTGCTCAAGAACGTCTTTGGCACGCTCAGGCCCGGTGGTTTCTGGCTCAACGCTTTTGACTTTTCTTTCAAAAACGTCGCCAACACCAACGTCATCTACTGGAACGGGCGGCTATTCGCCCTCTGGGAAGCCGCCCCGCCCCATCGCCTCGATCCGGCAAGCCTCGAAACCTTTGGTACGGACGATCTGGGGGGCGTGCTGGCGGGCGGCAAACCCTTTACTGCCCATCCGCGCCTGGAGCCCCAGACAGGCGACTTGCTCGCTTTTGGGGTGCGCGCCGGGCTGGTGAGCGATCTGGCGCTTTACCGGCTCACCCCCTCCGGCCAGGTGCAGGTCGAGGCCACCTACACCCTGCCGGGCTTTGCCTTCCTGCACGACTTTGCCTTCAGCGACAATTACTGGATCTTTTTTCAGAGTCCCCTCGCCCTCGATCCGCTGCCCTTCGTCTTTGGCATGAAGGCGGCGGGCGAGTGCCTGCGCCTCGCCGCCGACCAGCCGGGACGGATGCTGCTCATTCCCCGAAGCGGCGGGCAGGTGCGCACGATCGAGACCGAGCCTTTCTTTGCCTTTCACCACGTCAACGCCTTCGAGCAGGAGGGCACGATCGTCCTCGACAGCGTCCGCTACGAGGAGTACCTGACAACCCTCGGCAACGGCGACTTCCGGCAGATCGACTTCGATCGCGTCCCTCAAGGCTGGCTCTGGCGCAGCGAGATCGACGTGGCTACAGGTGAGGTGCGCACCCGGCCCTTGCTCCGTCGCGCCGTCGAATTTCCCCAGATCCACCCCGACCGCATGGGCCGCTCCTACCGCTTCGTCTACCTGGGGGCAACGGCGAGCGCCGATCGCAACGGACCACTCCAGGCGATCGGCAAATTCGACATCCAGGCGGGCGAGGCGATCTTTGCGAACTTTGCCCCCGAGGGCTTTATCAGCGAGCCGGTCTTTGTGCCGCGCCCCGAAAGTAACAGCGAAGACGACGGCTGGGTGATCGCGATCGTCTACGATGCCCAGCGTCAGGCGTCGGATATTGTCATCCTCGACGCCCGCAGTCTCGATCGCATCGCCCGCCTCCTGCTGCCGCACCACGTTCCCTACGGCCTGCACGGCAGCTTCGTCCCGGAAGTCTTTGTCGATTTCTAA
- a CDS encoding thermonuclease family protein, with amino-acid sequence MPLFLIKGEYRIVGARPDGDSIKFYPDNPDLWDKLGRVKRNRSGGAQLRLDAIDALETHYRPPVSRGGEERQPLQYAEAASDALLKSLGFTEFSRSSDETIASATPESVRGYILSRFADKYGRAVAFAFAGESDEQDGDGVFLDTNLLGESANYQLLAAGLVYPTFYSKLYADLRRELTQAAQAARNDGLGLWPSDRTNSGFSLDSLATITDEVVILPKLFRRLVEYIELNNGEPGLEGFKSFLEAQADEVTVLPEGRFTHFDSLITVSGQQLQLDEPPENLVFREG; translated from the coding sequence ATGCCACTTTTTTTGATCAAGGGCGAGTACCGGATCGTCGGCGCACGGCCCGACGGCGACTCGATCAAGTTCTACCCGGACAATCCAGATCTGTGGGATAAGCTGGGCCGGGTCAAGCGCAACCGCAGCGGCGGTGCCCAGCTGCGGCTCGATGCGATCGATGCGCTGGAGACCCACTACCGGCCACCCGTCAGTCGGGGGGGTGAAGAGCGCCAGCCTCTCCAGTACGCCGAGGCGGCTTCCGACGCTCTGCTCAAGTCTCTCGGCTTCACCGAGTTCAGCCGCAGCAGCGACGAGACGATCGCTTCGGCCACCCCCGAGAGCGTGCGCGGCTATATTCTTTCTCGCTTTGCCGACAAGTATGGCCGGGCCGTAGCCTTTGCCTTTGCAGGCGAGAGCGACGAGCAGGACGGCGACGGTGTTTTTCTTGACACCAATCTCCTGGGCGAGAGTGCCAACTACCAGCTCCTCGCCGCTGGATTGGTCTATCCGACCTTTTACTCCAAGCTCTACGCCGATCTGCGCCGGGAACTGACCCAGGCCGCCCAGGCCGCCCGCAACGACGGATTGGGGCTCTGGCCCTCCGACCGGACCAATTCCGGGTTCAGCCTCGACAGCCTGGCGACGATCACCGACGAGGTTGTAATTCTGCCCAAGCTCTTTCGCCGTCTGGTCGAATATATCGAACTCAACAATGGCGAGCCGGGCCTCGAAGGGTTCAAAAGCTTTCTCGAAGCCCAGGCGGACGAGGTGACGGTGTTGCCGGAGGGGCGCTTTACCCACTTCGACAGTTTGATCACCGTCTCAGGCCAGCAGTTACAGCTGGACGAACCGCCGGAAAATCTGGTCTTCCGCGAAGGCTAG
- a CDS encoding MFS transporter, translated as MKRPAAARPDFLPELPAAIWILFGGRLLASLGLGFVLFYASIFFTRELGLSYTQLGLGIAASGASGIVGRLVGGVLSDRPDWGRRRTLLVALATLSAGYALFAITHDFVLYASAYAIVGWGFGLYWPANEAAVADLTTGAQRAEAYGLTRAGDSLGLGLGVVVGQGLIALTGNYRLLFWLDALAFLGFWLVALRAIKETRPASDPRASLLGGYSVAFRDSNLLLYAAINLVFTSLTAQLESTVPVYLRDFGGLEQKVLGVGFIAHVALLGLIQFPVARLSSSWRRTRSLAVSAVFWAVALVLLYLVENPALAGFTGIAALLAAAVALAFMHPAASALVAALAPEDLRGAYLSINSQCWAVGYIVGPALGGRILDLGRPLSDWLWPGLAAIALLNCLPLVVLEKRLPRAVNQQK; from the coding sequence ATGAAACGGCCCGCAGCAGCACGCCCTGATTTTTTACCAGAGCTACCGGCGGCGATCTGGATTTTATTCGGTGGCCGGTTGCTCGCCTCCCTCGGGCTGGGGTTCGTTCTTTTTTACGCCTCGATTTTCTTTACCCGTGAGTTGGGACTGAGCTATACCCAGCTCGGTCTGGGCATCGCCGCCTCCGGAGCGAGCGGCATCGTGGGCCGCCTCGTGGGCGGTGTGCTGAGCGACCGGCCCGACTGGGGCCGGCGGCGGACGTTGCTGGTGGCGCTCGCTACCCTCAGCGCCGGGTATGCTCTATTCGCAATCACCCACGACTTTGTGCTCTACGCGAGCGCCTACGCGATCGTCGGCTGGGGCTTCGGGCTGTACTGGCCGGCGAACGAGGCGGCGGTCGCTGATCTGACTACGGGTGCTCAGCGCGCCGAAGCCTACGGCCTCACCCGCGCCGGTGACAGTCTGGGCCTCGGGCTGGGTGTGGTCGTGGGCCAGGGGCTCATCGCCCTTACGGGCAATTACCGCCTGCTCTTCTGGCTCGACGCCCTCGCCTTTTTGGGTTTCTGGCTGGTGGCGCTGCGGGCGATCAAAGAAACCCGGCCCGCTTCTGATCCAAGAGCGTCCCTCCTGGGCGGTTACAGCGTTGCCTTTCGCGACAGTAACCTGCTGCTGTACGCGGCGATCAATCTGGTCTTCACCTCCCTCACCGCGCAACTGGAGAGCACCGTGCCCGTCTACCTGCGCGACTTTGGTGGGCTGGAGCAGAAGGTACTGGGAGTGGGTTTTATCGCCCACGTCGCGCTATTGGGGCTCATCCAGTTTCCGGTCGCCCGCCTCAGCAGCAGCTGGCGGCGGACGCGCTCCCTGGCTGTGAGTGCAGTTTTCTGGGCGGTGGCGCTGGTGCTTCTTTATCTGGTAGAAAATCCGGCTCTAGCGGGATTCACCGGCATCGCCGCGCTGCTGGCGGCGGCGGTGGCCCTCGCCTTCATGCACCCGGCAGCCTCGGCTCTGGTCGCGGCCCTTGCCCCCGAGGATCTGCGCGGCGCGTATCTATCGATCAACTCCCAGTGCTGGGCGGTGGGCTACATTGTCGGGCCAGCCCTGGGCGGGCGCATTCTCGATCTGGGAAGGCCGCTCAGCGACTGGCTGTGGCCGGGGCTGGCCGCGATCGCGCTTCTTAACTGCCTGCCGCTCGTTGTCCTCGAAAAGCGCCTGCCCCGCGCCGTCAACCAGCAAAAGTGA
- a CDS encoding tetratricopeptide repeat protein, with translation MLVAPAVRAQAPLVTVPTLAPEQVQKRALQLAEDAIRLVQVSRLDEAESMAQLAVQLYANSAQTRTVLGGILLQNNKPEEALVQLKRASELSPDTARFQFNLGLAYSRLKNYSQAAQAIERGLKIDPKNADEYFNLGNDYVLLDRQDDALAAFQKAVAIKSDFWEAINNVGLIRYEQGRIDEAKAQWQQAVTINAKAAEPKLALGIALFSHGERDKGLALSEEALGLDKRYSKLDYLKENLWGSKLLADAALVLQTPRIQAALERLPEPTGDDETARSSTP, from the coding sequence GTGCTGGTCGCGCCTGCGGTGCGGGCCCAGGCCCCCCTGGTGACGGTACCGACCCTCGCCCCCGAGCAGGTGCAGAAGCGGGCACTGCAACTGGCCGAAGATGCCATCCGGCTGGTGCAGGTCTCGCGGCTCGACGAGGCGGAGTCGATGGCCCAGCTGGCTGTGCAGCTCTACGCCAACAGTGCCCAGACGCGCACGGTTTTAGGCGGCATTCTCCTGCAGAACAACAAGCCCGAGGAGGCGCTTGTTCAATTGAAGCGGGCGAGCGAGCTGTCTCCGGATACGGCGCGCTTTCAGTTCAACCTTGGCCTCGCCTACAGCCGCCTCAAAAACTACTCCCAGGCGGCCCAGGCGATCGAGCGCGGCCTCAAGATCGATCCTAAAAATGCCGACGAGTACTTCAACCTGGGCAACGACTACGTTCTGCTCGATCGCCAGGACGACGCCCTCGCCGCCTTTCAAAAAGCCGTAGCGATCAAGAGTGATTTTTGGGAGGCGATCAACAACGTCGGTCTTATCCGCTACGAGCAGGGCCGCATCGATGAGGCCAAGGCCCAGTGGCAGCAGGCCGTCACGATCAACGCCAAGGCCGCCGAACCGAAGCTTGCTTTGGGCATTGCTCTATTCAGCCACGGCGAGCGCGACAAAGGACTGGCGCTGAGCGAGGAAGCCCTCGGTCTTGACAAGCGCTACAGCAAGCTCGACTACCTCAAAGAAAATCTCTGGGGCAGCAAGCTATTGGCCGATGCCGCCCTGGTGCTCCAGACCCCCCGGATCCAGGCCGCCCTCGAACGACTGCCGGAACCCACGGGCGACGATGAAACGGCCCGCAGCAGCACGCCCTGA
- the coaBC gene encoding bifunctional phosphopantothenoylcysteine decarboxylase/phosphopantothenate--cysteine ligase CoaBC, translated as MLSGRRILVGVTGGIAAYKVCEVVSTLAQAGAQVRVVLTDAAQRFVSALSFATLARARAYTDADFWSAEHSSPLHIELGQWAEAILLAPLSANTLARLSLGLADNLLTNVVLASEAPILLAPAMNTQMWEQPVVAGHWQQLSGLPRYHTSGPGCGRLACDAVGAGRMSEPSVIVDHLASLLWTGGRRDLAGKTVLVTGGGTREFLDPVRFIGNPSTGRMGIALATACAHRGALVHLVLGPSELPVPPEVQLWPVTSARQMEQRAVELFAGAHLIFMAAAVADVRPRTKSPDKIPKASLGTQLELVAVDDILLHLAHSKQDWQTLVGFAAQTGEDWLTAARHKLERKHLDWLVANRVDEPGQGFGSRDNQAMLLSNCGHSDAIPLVSKLEMAHRLLDRLEKPS; from the coding sequence ATGCTGAGTGGCCGCCGCATCCTGGTGGGTGTGACCGGCGGCATCGCCGCCTACAAAGTCTGTGAAGTGGTCTCAACCCTCGCCCAGGCGGGTGCCCAGGTGCGGGTCGTCCTCACCGATGCGGCCCAGCGCTTTGTCAGCGCTTTGAGCTTTGCCACCCTGGCGCGCGCCCGCGCCTACACCGACGCCGATTTCTGGTCCGCCGAACACAGTTCGCCCCTGCACATCGAACTGGGGCAGTGGGCGGAGGCGATCTTGCTCGCTCCCCTGAGCGCCAATACCCTCGCCAGGCTCAGCCTTGGTCTGGCGGACAATCTGCTCACCAACGTCGTGCTGGCCTCCGAGGCACCGATCTTGCTGGCCCCGGCGATGAACACGCAGATGTGGGAGCAGCCGGTGGTGGCCGGTCACTGGCAACAGTTGAGCGGTTTGCCCCGCTACCACACCAGCGGCCCCGGCTGCGGGCGGCTCGCCTGCGATGCGGTCGGGGCAGGCCGGATGAGCGAACCGTCCGTCATCGTCGATCACCTCGCTTCGCTTTTATGGACGGGGGGCAGGCGCGATCTGGCGGGCAAGACGGTGCTCGTCACCGGCGGCGGGACCCGCGAATTTCTCGACCCGGTGCGCTTTATCGGCAACCCCAGCACGGGCCGCATGGGCATCGCCCTCGCCACTGCCTGTGCCCATCGCGGGGCGCTGGTCCACCTCGTCCTCGGACCCAGTGAACTGCCGGTCCCCCCGGAGGTACAACTGTGGCCGGTCACTTCGGCCCGCCAGATGGAACAGCGGGCGGTTGAACTTTTTGCTGGGGCACACTTGATCTTTATGGCCGCCGCCGTCGCCGATGTCCGGCCCAGGACAAAAAGCCCCGACAAGATCCCCAAAGCGAGCCTCGGCACCCAACTGGAGCTTGTGGCGGTCGATGATATCCTGCTCCATCTGGCTCACTCCAAACAGGACTGGCAGACGCTGGTGGGCTTCGCTGCCCAGACCGGCGAGGATTGGCTCACAGCCGCCCGCCACAAGCTTGAGCGCAAGCACCTCGACTGGCTGGTGGCCAACCGGGTAGACGAGCCTGGCCAGGGCTTCGGCAGCCGCGATAATCAGGCTATGCTCTTAAGCAATTGCGGGCACAGCGATGCGATTCCCCTGGTCAGCAAACTGGAGATGGCCCATCGCCTGCTGGATCGATTGGAGAAGCCTTCGTGA
- a CDS encoding serine/threonine-protein kinase, protein MIGRLLDGRYKILQILGAGGFSQTYLALDTRRPSSPTCVVKHLKPTSDNPGSLEIARRLFRSEAETLERIGHHDQIPRLLAYFEEDEEFYLVQEFIEGHVLTTELQPGRLMSEAEVVALLQDGLSTLAFVHSQGVIHRDVKPDNLIRRSSDGKLVLVDFGAVKTVWSRPAALQRGGTIAGTIIGTPGYMSTEQGRGKPRPSSDIYALGMIGIQALTGLAPMELQEDSGTGEPMWQQHTQVSAAFAAIIDKMVAYHFKDRYQSAGEALEALQKVYGLSSSYTAPPPPPNFQPAPPPPVSSERPSEPAPIESTTTAREETYYGQPVPFEMPRTQPPQVAEAPATREETYYGQPLPFEVPRTQPPQVAEVPAASQEEPYYNQAAAVSNTATRQTPPPVRTSPPVAAPAPGKGNNRTLVFAGAGVAAVLVAAGVWLFGSSATKAPPPPVVSAPAAVQPSSPKGQPETAPEPAPIKKAAVLPVKPPARPVKPVTKAPAPAPKVTKPAVIQPPPIKKTAPAPQKPKPAVPAPVKAKPTPKVAPPLLAKPTVTKPKVQKAPAAPSIFRPATAPVSSGGAPFRPAAAPLSGPQDAPALLKPADKPIDNQSK, encoded by the coding sequence ATGATCGGTAGACTGCTCGATGGCCGTTATAAAATCCTTCAGATCCTCGGTGCGGGCGGCTTCAGTCAAACGTACCTGGCCCTCGACACGCGCAGACCGAGCAGTCCGACCTGTGTTGTCAAGCACCTTAAGCCGACCAGCGACAACCCTGGTTCTTTAGAGATTGCCAGGCGGCTTTTTCGCAGCGAGGCCGAGACCCTCGAGCGCATCGGACATCATGACCAGATTCCGAGACTGCTTGCCTATTTTGAAGAAGACGAAGAATTTTATCTGGTCCAGGAATTTATCGAGGGGCACGTTCTCACCACCGAACTGCAGCCGGGGCGGCTGATGAGCGAAGCCGAGGTGGTCGCCCTGTTGCAGGACGGGCTTTCGACCCTGGCCTTTGTCCACAGCCAGGGAGTCATCCACCGCGATGTCAAGCCCGACAACCTGATTCGCCGCAGCAGCGACGGCAAGCTGGTGCTCGTCGATTTTGGCGCGGTCAAGACGGTCTGGTCGCGGCCCGCCGCGCTGCAGCGCGGCGGCACGATCGCCGGGACGATCATCGGCACCCCCGGTTACATGTCCACCGAGCAGGGCCGGGGCAAACCGCGCCCAAGCAGCGACATCTACGCCCTCGGCATGATCGGTATTCAGGCTCTGACCGGCCTCGCTCCGATGGAACTGCAAGAAGACAGCGGCACCGGCGAGCCGATGTGGCAGCAGCACACCCAGGTGAGCGCCGCCTTTGCGGCGATCATCGACAAGATGGTGGCTTACCACTTCAAAGACCGCTACCAGAGTGCCGGAGAAGCCCTTGAGGCTCTGCAAAAAGTTTATGGCCTGAGCAGCTCCTACACTGCTCCGCCTCCACCGCCCAATTTTCAGCCCGCTCCGCCTCCGCCGGTGAGCAGCGAGCGCCCCTCCGAACCCGCACCGATCGAATCGACGACGACGGCCCGCGAGGAAACCTATTATGGGCAACCAGTACCCTTTGAGATGCCCCGCACCCAGCCTCCGCAGGTCGCCGAAGCACCGGCCACCCGCGAGGAGACGTACTACGGTCAGCCGCTTCCCTTTGAGGTGCCCCGGACCCAACCCCCGCAGGTCGCCGAAGTGCCCGCTGCCTCTCAAGAAGAACCGTACTACAACCAGGCGGCAGCTGTATCCAATACTGCCACCCGTCAGACCCCGCCACCGGTGCGCACCTCCCCACCGGTAGCTGCACCTGCTCCAGGCAAGGGCAACAACCGGACCCTCGTCTTTGCCGGAGCGGGAGTAGCAGCGGTGCTCGTTGCAGCGGGTGTCTGGCTATTCGGTTCCTCCGCTACCAAAGCGCCCCCGCCGCCGGTTGTCTCAGCACCGGCAGCGGTTCAACCGTCATCACCCAAGGGGCAGCCTGAAACAGCTCCAGAACCCGCGCCGATCAAAAAGGCAGCCGTCCTGCCGGTCAAGCCACCGGCCAGGCCGGTCAAGCCGGTCACCAAAGCCCCCGCCCCCGCGCCAAAAGTGACAAAGCCTGCTGTCATCCAACCACCGCCGATCAAAAAGACTGCGCCGGCACCGCAAAAACCAAAACCGGCAGTACCTGCTCCAGTCAAGGCGAAGCCGACTCCAAAAGTTGCCCCGCCGCTGCTTGCAAAGCCGACTGTCACAAAACCCAAAGTGCAAAAGGCTCCTGCTGCCCCCTCGATCTTCCGGCCCGCCACTGCGCCGGTGAGCAGCGGTGGCGCGCCTTTTCGGCCTGCCGCTGCCCCCTTGAGCGGTCCCCAGGACGCCCCGGCATTGCTCAAACCGGCGGACAAGCCGATCGACAATCAGAGCAAGTAG
- a CDS encoding tetratricopeptide repeat protein yields the protein MKHLWPLSLSLAALAWTVPIGSLRAETNVKQLFKDAYTQQNKGNYTKALRIWNEVVRRNPTEPAAYVNRGITRYLMRDLRGAADDFSQAISFKDDYADAYFDRAAIYRDLKEYDLAIADYQRYLQLAPNAPDADQARELLSALRKRPGIRTASSRPAPPPVQSRPSPVAPVSRPAAPSAPPPDRQPAPETASTAAPAPGPDAAPPLVSPSTPASTTDPSPPAPVLRTAPPPVASLPSSKSRAGGSAVSVGRVSGYDATTDDILLGLRLGVERNVLSRDASVYKQAQNFVVRMKRGATVDQALEATGLDRQSFLRLAWRGAAWRTYKIYIK from the coding sequence ATGAAGCATCTGTGGCCCCTCAGTTTGAGTCTCGCTGCGCTGGCGTGGACGGTACCTATCGGTTCTCTAAGAGCCGAGACAAATGTGAAACAGCTCTTCAAAGACGCCTACACCCAGCAAAACAAAGGCAACTACACCAAGGCGTTGCGCATCTGGAACGAAGTGGTCCGGCGCAATCCGACCGAACCCGCCGCCTACGTCAACCGTGGCATCACCCGCTACCTGATGCGCGATCTGCGCGGTGCTGCCGATGATTTTAGCCAGGCGATTTCTTTTAAAGATGATTACGCCGATGCCTACTTCGACCGGGCAGCGATCTACCGCGATCTCAAAGAATACGACCTGGCCATCGCCGACTACCAGCGCTATCTTCAGCTTGCACCAAATGCCCCCGACGCCGATCAGGCCCGCGAGCTGCTGAGCGCCCTGCGCAAGCGCCCCGGCATCCGTACAGCTTCTTCTCGGCCTGCGCCCCCGCCTGTCCAGTCGCGTCCAAGCCCGGTTGCCCCGGTGAGCAGACCCGCCGCACCTTCGGCCCCACCACCTGACAGGCAGCCCGCCCCCGAGACGGCCTCCACCGCCGCTCCCGCTCCAGGCCCCGACGCCGCACCGCCGCTGGTCAGTCCCTCCACCCCCGCAAGTACGACGGACCCTTCTCCACCTGCCCCGGTGCTGCGCACCGCTCCACCGCCGGTAGCCAGCCTGCCGTCTTCTAAGTCCCGAGCCGGGGGCAGTGCCGTCTCCGTTGGCCGGGTCAGTGGCTACGACGCCACCACCGACGATATTCTGCTCGGTCTCAGGCTGGGCGTCGAGCGCAACGTCCTGAGCAGGGATGCCAGTGTCTACAAACAGGCGCAGAACTTCGTCGTCCGGATGAAGCGGGGAGCGACGGTCGATCAGGCTCTCGAAGCGACTGGCCTCGACCGCCAGTCCTTTTTGCGCCTGGCCTGGCGGGGAGCGGCTTGGCGGACCTACAAGATCTACATCAAGTAG